Proteins co-encoded in one Nitratireductor kimnyeongensis genomic window:
- a CDS encoding ABC transporter permease, which translates to MLTRFRPALEYGVALLLLTVAWWYASGPMGIPKYLLPSPQSTVATLWDWMVSGQLWPHLWFTVHNIFLGLGIGCVAGIAGAYLLYRMPRLSTYLDGPLVVFQTAPKIALAPLFVVWFGLGLTAKIVLIVSLVFFPVLMGALAGFRSIDSRMHDLAKLLKLNPLSLFWRIDLMAALPGIFVGLKIGAVQALVGAILAEWISGSEGLGYLMTFASATYKTSLLFGAVLLTSLLGIALHGLLGAIEGRLLSWKVQDGR; encoded by the coding sequence ATGCTCACCCGCTTCCGTCCCGCACTCGAATACGGTGTGGCGCTTCTGCTGCTGACAGTCGCCTGGTGGTATGCCAGCGGGCCGATGGGCATCCCCAAATATCTTCTGCCGTCTCCCCAGAGCACGGTCGCCACCTTGTGGGACTGGATGGTGAGCGGCCAGTTGTGGCCCCATCTCTGGTTCACCGTGCACAACATTTTCTTGGGCCTTGGCATCGGTTGCGTGGCCGGCATTGCCGGTGCCTATCTGCTCTACAGGATGCCCCGGCTTTCCACCTATCTGGATGGCCCGCTGGTTGTTTTCCAGACAGCGCCGAAGATCGCCCTCGCGCCTCTGTTCGTCGTCTGGTTCGGTCTCGGTCTCACAGCCAAGATTGTGCTCATCGTTTCACTGGTCTTCTTTCCGGTGCTCATGGGCGCGCTTGCCGGCTTCCGCAGCATCGACAGCCGCATGCATGACCTTGCCAAACTCCTGAAGCTCAATCCGCTTTCGCTTTTCTGGCGCATCGATCTGATGGCCGCTCTCCCTGGCATTTTCGTCGGTCTCAAGATCGGCGCGGTGCAGGCGCTTGTCGGCGCGATCCTTGCCGAATGGATCTCGGGTAGCGAGGGTCTCGGCTATCTGATGACCTTCGCCTCCGCCACCTACAAGACCTCGCTGCTTTTCGGCGCCGTGCTTCTGACCTCGCTTCTGGGCATCGCCCTGCATGGTCTTCTCGGTGCGATCGAGGGTCGTCTTCTGTCATGGAAGGTGCAGGATGGCCGATAG
- a CDS encoding TAXI family TRAP transporter solute-binding subunit — protein sequence MKRLLTGIVAAGLASIVGAQAQDKTEVAWGGSNPGGVMYYMVGVAGTELGKGLPNINITQVTTGGSTENALRLIKGELDMGIVYGSHVYMAQDQQGPFANADKGDMLRGVAMAYEGPTYFVTLGDSGIEKLEDLAGKTVALGPPGSGTVFNCSNILTALGMLDSIKPQMMTFADAGRALGNGQIDAFCQSSSPAAAVTELAETRDVTVLAYSDEQLATITETFPFYHGGAMPEGTYRGVPETAMPYTTVYWVAHERVPSDVVQSMVSAAYEKQDVLAQGHKAWAQMKPDVKNFQSLGAPMHPGAEAYYREQGQWPE from the coding sequence ATGAAACGGCTTTTGACAGGGATTGTTGCCGCTGGTCTTGCCAGCATCGTTGGTGCCCAGGCACAGGACAAGACCGAAGTCGCGTGGGGAGGATCCAACCCCGGTGGCGTGATGTACTACATGGTCGGCGTTGCCGGGACCGAACTCGGCAAGGGATTGCCGAACATCAACATCACGCAGGTGACCACCGGCGGCTCCACCGAGAACGCTCTTCGTTTGATCAAGGGCGAACTGGACATGGGGATCGTCTATGGCAGCCATGTCTACATGGCGCAGGATCAGCAGGGCCCCTTCGCCAATGCTGACAAGGGTGACATGCTGCGCGGCGTTGCCATGGCCTATGAGGGGCCGACCTACTTCGTGACCCTGGGAGACAGCGGCATCGAGAAACTCGAGGACCTTGCCGGCAAGACGGTGGCGCTCGGACCGCCCGGTTCCGGCACCGTCTTCAACTGCTCGAACATTCTGACGGCGCTTGGCATGCTGGACAGCATCAAGCCGCAGATGATGACCTTTGCAGACGCAGGCCGTGCACTTGGCAACGGCCAGATCGACGCATTCTGTCAATCATCCTCGCCTGCCGCCGCCGTGACGGAACTGGCCGAAACCCGCGACGTGACCGTGCTCGCCTATAGCGACGAGCAGCTTGCCACCATCACCGAGACGTTTCCTTTCTACCATGGCGGCGCCATGCCGGAGGGCACCTATCGCGGTGTTCCTGAAACCGCGATGCCTTACACGACCGTCTACTGGGTCGCGCACGAGCGCGTTCCAAGCGATGTTGTTCAGAGCATGGTTTCCGCTGCCTATGAGAAACAGGACGTTCTCGCTCAGGGTCACAAGGCGTGGGCGCAGATGAAACCTGACGTGAAGAACTTCCAGTCGCTCGGTGCTCCCATGCATCCCGGCGCAGAAGCCTACTATCGCGAACAGGGTCAGTGGCCCGAATAA
- a CDS encoding fumarylacetoacetate hydrolase family protein, producing the protein MKIGTFRTGEKWLVGQVDEVAETVSPFELDQDQASRGVLSLIGRDAMPQTGAPVSLSELELCAPIPRPERNIFCVGKNYFEHAHEFSASGFDSSAAKGAVPEFPIVFSKVPESVISHGEQIVLDPEVSDAVDYEAELAVIIGKGGKGICAEDALDHVWGYTIINDVTARDLQSRYSQWLVGKSQDTFGPMGPWAVLKQDLDVANTKIQCSVNGELRQDSNTGLLIFNIGTIIETISAGLTLKPGDIIATGTPAGVGIGFKPPKYLQAGDIVEVTVEGIGTLRNECRLTST; encoded by the coding sequence GTGAAGATCGGGACATTCAGAACGGGGGAAAAATGGCTGGTGGGTCAGGTCGACGAGGTAGCCGAAACTGTCTCACCCTTTGAACTGGATCAGGACCAGGCGTCCCGCGGTGTTCTCTCATTGATCGGCAGGGACGCGATGCCCCAGACGGGCGCACCTGTTTCCCTGAGCGAGCTTGAATTGTGCGCGCCCATCCCGCGCCCAGAGCGCAACATATTCTGTGTCGGCAAGAACTACTTCGAACACGCACATGAATTCTCCGCGAGCGGATTCGATTCCAGCGCTGCGAAAGGGGCGGTCCCCGAATTCCCGATCGTTTTCTCGAAAGTTCCCGAATCCGTGATTTCTCATGGTGAGCAGATTGTTCTCGACCCGGAAGTATCGGATGCGGTGGACTATGAGGCGGAACTGGCGGTGATCATCGGCAAGGGCGGCAAGGGCATTTGCGCCGAGGACGCGCTCGACCATGTCTGGGGCTACACGATCATCAATGATGTGACCGCCCGCGACCTTCAATCCCGCTACAGCCAATGGCTGGTTGGCAAGTCGCAAGACACGTTCGGGCCCATGGGGCCGTGGGCGGTCCTGAAGCAGGACCTGGATGTTGCGAACACGAAGATCCAGTGCAGCGTCAACGGCGAGCTCCGCCAAGACTCCAACACCGGTCTCCTGATCTTCAACATCGGGACCATTATCGAGACGATTTCTGCCGGCCTGACCCTGAAGCCCGGCGACATCATCGCGACCGGCACACCGGCAGGCGTGGGTATCGGGTTCAAACCACCCAAATACCTGCAAGCCGGCGACATCGTGGAAGTCACTGTCGAAGGAATTGGCACGCTCAGAAACGAATGTCGCCTAACCAGCACCTAG
- a CDS encoding M20/M25/M40 family metallo-hydrolase: MSKLDRALNEIDDNLQTSIAKLFDLIAIPSISSEASGARGIAEAAAWLQNELTEIGFTAEIITTQGHPVVLAKSTQNPRGDGLRLLFYGHYDVQPVAPLEDWSHDPFTPRVIEEDGVHRFYGRGASDSKSQLWSFIEALRAWKAAYDSFPAEIVIMLEGEEETGSPSLPDFIERYRDALQCDVAFICDSDMWSPTQPAITTQLKGLVHEKITIKTPNADLHSGHYGAVAANPIRILSTILSAIHDAHGRVTLDGFYDGVQDISQGQRQQWRLIADGAISEGEVSLLGGIIEAGYSPVEAMWGRPTVDINGISGGNQGPGERSVLPGTASARLSFRLVADQNPEAVRESFRKFVTARIPDGCRVEFEGHGGSNAVRLLENNPFLKAAARGLEAEWQEPAVLKGTGGAIPLVGQLSQGLGLDCVVIGFILSSDAIHAPDEHYDVERLRKGTRSWVRIFEEVTKEGHPTD, from the coding sequence TTGTCGAAGCTTGACCGCGCGCTCAATGAGATTGATGACAATCTTCAGACCTCCATTGCGAAACTGTTTGACCTCATCGCCATTCCCTCAATTTCGAGTGAAGCGTCAGGGGCCAGGGGCATCGCTGAGGCAGCGGCCTGGTTGCAAAACGAACTGACCGAGATCGGTTTCACCGCCGAGATCATAACAACCCAAGGCCATCCGGTGGTATTGGCAAAATCCACCCAAAACCCCAGAGGCGACGGCCTGAGACTGCTCTTTTACGGCCATTATGACGTTCAACCGGTTGCGCCGCTGGAGGACTGGTCGCATGACCCGTTTACTCCAAGAGTGATCGAGGAGGACGGGGTTCACCGGTTTTATGGACGCGGAGCATCCGACAGCAAAAGCCAGCTCTGGTCTTTCATCGAGGCCCTGCGGGCCTGGAAAGCGGCGTACGACAGCTTTCCTGCAGAGATCGTGATCATGCTCGAGGGGGAAGAGGAAACCGGCTCTCCCAGCTTGCCCGACTTCATCGAGCGCTATCGAGATGCCTTGCAGTGCGACGTCGCCTTCATCTGCGATAGCGACATGTGGTCGCCAACCCAGCCCGCCATCACCACGCAGCTCAAGGGGCTGGTTCATGAGAAGATCACGATAAAAACCCCCAATGCCGACCTGCATTCAGGCCACTACGGCGCGGTTGCTGCCAATCCCATCCGCATTCTCAGCACGATCCTTTCTGCAATCCACGACGCGCACGGTCGTGTGACGCTGGATGGTTTCTATGACGGGGTGCAGGACATCTCCCAAGGCCAGCGCCAGCAATGGCGCTTGATCGCCGATGGGGCGATTTCAGAGGGCGAAGTGAGCCTTTTGGGCGGCATCATCGAAGCCGGCTACTCGCCCGTCGAAGCCATGTGGGGGCGCCCTACGGTCGATATCAACGGCATCAGCGGTGGCAATCAGGGACCCGGTGAACGCTCGGTCCTGCCGGGAACTGCATCTGCCCGCCTGTCTTTCAGGCTGGTGGCAGACCAGAATCCGGAAGCGGTGCGCGAGAGTTTCAGAAAGTTTGTCACCGCACGTATCCCCGATGGTTGCCGTGTGGAGTTTGAGGGGCATGGGGGTAGCAACGCTGTTCGACTTTTAGAGAACAACCCGTTCCTGAAAGCCGCCGCTCGTGGCCTTGAGGCCGAATGGCAGGAGCCAGCCGTGTTAAAAGGCACGGGCGGAGCCATTCCTCTCGTGGGGCAACTAAGCCAGGGGCTGGGGCTGGATTGTGTTGTCATTGGCTTCATTCTTTCGAGCGATGCGATCCACGCGCCCGACGAACATTATGACGTGGAGCGGCTCCGCAAGGGAACGCGCAGTTGGGTGCGCATCTTCGAGGAAGTCACCAAGGAAGGACATCCGACCGACTGA
- a CDS encoding ABC transporter substrate-binding protein — protein MKFMLKTGVAALALIASGVAALAADKVVMQIDGAAVPFYSPLYAGVENGFFADQDIEVEFIYAGASDILTNIAAGNVDFGFPNGDAVVAAAANGLPVKVVHTTYQRGIGALLAKKETGIETYADLKGKTVAVTSLGSPNYLQLQVGLQNAGLTLDDIKLEVVSTGAIVQALQSDQVDAIVFSELRKYNLEGAGVDVTMILSNDFLPSFGNVVVTSSSLLEENPDLVKRFTNAVTASYEWVIDGHVDDALEISFEKYTPTWADQKELLSTAFKNSFVASVWQSDLTKEKGLGAADLDAWQANADILAKYEVIEEAPKAADFVVDPSSIGE, from the coding sequence ATGAAATTCATGCTGAAAACCGGCGTTGCCGCGCTCGCTCTCATCGCATCTGGTGTGGCCGCTCTTGCTGCCGACAAGGTCGTCATGCAGATCGACGGCGCCGCGGTGCCGTTCTATTCACCGCTCTACGCCGGCGTTGAAAATGGCTTCTTCGCCGATCAGGACATCGAAGTCGAGTTCATCTATGCCGGCGCGTCCGACATCTTGACCAACATTGCCGCCGGCAATGTGGATTTCGGCTTCCCCAACGGTGATGCCGTCGTGGCGGCAGCCGCCAACGGCCTGCCGGTGAAAGTGGTTCACACCACCTATCAGCGTGGCATCGGCGCACTGCTGGCGAAGAAAGAGACTGGCATCGAGACCTATGCGGACCTCAAAGGCAAGACCGTTGCCGTCACCTCGCTCGGTTCGCCCAACTACCTTCAGCTTCAGGTAGGCTTGCAGAATGCCGGCCTCACGCTCGATGACATCAAGCTTGAAGTCGTCTCCACCGGTGCAATCGTTCAGGCGCTGCAGAGCGACCAGGTCGACGCCATCGTTTTCTCCGAGCTGCGCAAATACAATCTGGAAGGTGCAGGCGTCGATGTCACGATGATCCTGTCCAACGACTTCCTGCCCTCCTTCGGCAATGTCGTTGTCACCTCCAGCAGCCTGCTTGAGGAAAACCCGGACCTCGTGAAGCGCTTCACCAATGCCGTCACCGCCTCCTATGAATGGGTCATCGACGGTCATGTGGACGATGCTCTCGAAATCTCCTTCGAGAAGTACACGCCGACCTGGGCCGACCAGAAAGAGCTGCTTTCCACGGCGTTCAAGAACAGCTTCGTCGCCTCCGTTTGGCAGAGCGATCTGACCAAGGAAAAGGGCCTCGGCGCTGCCGATCTCGACGCCTGGCAGGCCAATGCCGACATTCTGGCGAAATACGAGGTCATCGAGGAAGCGCCAAAGGCTGCCGACTTCGTGGTCGATCCGTCCTCGATCGGCGAATAA
- a CDS encoding ABC transporter permease — MLKRGIAGLVLIVALWGGGVFLFNVPDYLLPSPAAVIARMAFLYENANLLGHVYVTVTEIFWGFLLGFLAGILAALLFARFPVSERMSTPLILLLQTAPKIAIAPLLLLWLGLGPAPKIVLVAIVTFFPVMTGMLSGLRFVNKSYLDLACVLKLSPLQRFLHIELPSALPTLFAGATVATTLAMTAAVIGELMGANEGVGYLLSSGQENADTATVIGMVLLLSLMGWSFYELFEALRRRMEARFAEG, encoded by the coding sequence ATGCTGAAGCGCGGGATCGCGGGTCTGGTTCTCATCGTCGCCCTTTGGGGCGGCGGTGTGTTCCTGTTCAATGTGCCCGATTATCTATTGCCAAGCCCGGCCGCCGTCATCGCGAGGATGGCGTTCCTCTATGAGAACGCCAATCTTCTCGGCCATGTCTATGTGACGGTAACAGAGATTTTCTGGGGCTTTCTGCTTGGCTTCCTTGCAGGCATTCTGGCCGCATTGCTGTTTGCCCGCTTTCCCGTTTCCGAGCGGATGTCCACGCCGCTCATCCTGCTTCTTCAAACCGCGCCCAAGATCGCCATCGCGCCATTGCTTCTGTTGTGGCTCGGTCTTGGGCCGGCACCCAAAATCGTGCTGGTTGCCATCGTCACCTTTTTCCCTGTGATGACGGGCATGCTGTCGGGCCTGCGTTTCGTCAACAAGTCCTATCTGGATCTGGCGTGCGTCCTGAAGCTGTCGCCGCTGCAGCGCTTCCTGCATATCGAGCTGCCTTCGGCGCTGCCGACGCTCTTTGCCGGCGCGACAGTGGCGACCACACTCGCCATGACGGCTGCCGTGATCGGCGAGCTGATGGGCGCCAATGAAGGCGTGGGCTATCTCCTTTCCTCTGGACAGGAGAATGCCGACACGGCCACAGTGATTGGCATGGTGCTGCTCCTGTCGCTCATGGGCTGGAGCTTTTATGAACTGTTCGAAGCGTTGCGGCGTCGCATGGAGGCGCGCTTCGCGGAAGGGTAA
- a CDS encoding FadR/GntR family transcriptional regulator: MTRGNSDDLASLLHLRIKEGEWGPEERMPTERTLAEELGVARNTIRKALDQLEEAGVVVRHVGRGTYVKADQSRTDLHRIVERMKQSSPADMMELRMLIEPEAAGLAAMNASTGELAKIRKVHELAIAAVDMPSFEHWDAELHRLIFECTRNDLLYQVHEILGVLRLQPLWFEMKQRSFSDARKSAYCAQHEELVRSIEKRLGEEAREAMRAHLLSVRQNMLGR, translated from the coding sequence ATGACACGTGGAAATTCGGACGATCTAGCGTCCCTGCTGCATTTGAGAATTAAGGAGGGGGAATGGGGCCCGGAAGAGCGCATGCCCACCGAGCGCACCCTAGCTGAGGAACTCGGTGTTGCCCGCAACACGATCCGCAAGGCTCTGGATCAGCTTGAGGAGGCGGGCGTCGTCGTCAGGCATGTAGGCCGGGGGACCTATGTCAAAGCCGACCAGTCTAGAACGGATCTTCATCGGATCGTTGAGAGGATGAAGCAATCGTCTCCGGCGGACATGATGGAATTGCGCATGTTGATCGAGCCGGAGGCTGCCGGCCTGGCTGCCATGAACGCCAGCACCGGCGAGCTTGCCAAGATCAGGAAAGTGCACGAACTCGCGATTGCTGCAGTCGACATGCCCTCATTCGAACATTGGGACGCGGAGCTTCATCGTCTGATATTTGAATGCACGCGCAACGACCTGCTCTATCAGGTGCATGAAATTCTTGGCGTGTTACGTCTGCAGCCCCTCTGGTTCGAGATGAAGCAGAGGTCTTTCTCGGATGCGCGAAAGTCGGCCTACTGCGCTCAACACGAAGAACTGGTTCGCAGCATCGAGAAAAGGCTCGGCGAAGAGGCTCGCGAAGCCATGCGTGCCCATCTTCTCTCTGTGCGGCAAAACATGCTGGGCCGTTAA
- a CDS encoding nucleoside phosphorylase, which yields MADSAKPTARLPFSGGRPPHLPCGPGDVAENVLVPGDPDRVALLHDMLTDVQDFGRKREFALVTGTFEGRRLTICSSGIGGPSTEIALVELAMLGAKRVIRIGGCSALVPEIPTGDYIVPHKATGMTGVAALYAEHGHTPVADPALASALEASAAAMGLGAHRGMIASTDSYYLGQDRPIRLQAAGSPDAEYLDRFLAEGAIGVEMESQVVLAVGQAIGLRAACLLGVHGNRATDDWLVDYENTQRNLLRIAGQALAMDACN from the coding sequence ATGGCCGATAGCGCAAAACCCACCGCTCGCCTGCCGTTCTCCGGCGGACGTCCGCCCCATCTCCCTTGTGGGCCGGGCGATGTGGCCGAGAATGTTCTGGTGCCGGGTGATCCCGACCGTGTTGCGCTTCTGCACGACATGCTCACCGATGTGCAGGATTTCGGCCGCAAGCGGGAGTTTGCGCTTGTGACAGGAACATTTGAAGGCCGGCGGCTCACCATCTGTTCCAGCGGCATTGGCGGTCCGTCGACCGAGATCGCCCTGGTCGAGCTGGCAATGCTCGGCGCGAAGCGCGTGATCCGCATTGGTGGTTGCTCCGCTCTGGTGCCCGAAATCCCCACCGGCGATTACATCGTGCCGCACAAGGCGACCGGCATGACCGGTGTTGCGGCCCTTTATGCCGAGCATGGTCACACGCCTGTGGCCGATCCCGCACTTGCATCTGCGCTTGAAGCAAGCGCCGCAGCGATGGGGCTTGGTGCACACCGGGGCATGATCGCTTCGACTGACAGTTATTATCTCGGGCAGGACCGGCCTATCAGGTTGCAGGCAGCAGGCAGCCCGGACGCTGAATATCTGGACCGTTTCCTTGCCGAGGGGGCCATTGGGGTGGAAATGGAATCGCAGGTGGTCCTGGCCGTTGGCCAGGCCATTGGCCTCAGGGCGGCTTGCCTCTTGGGTGTGCACGGCAATCGCGCCACCGACGATTGGCTGGTCGATTATGAAAACACGCAGCGAAACCTGCTCCGCATTGCGGGTCAGGCTCTGGCAATGGATGCGTGCAACTAG
- a CDS encoding TRAP transporter permease translates to MSGFSWLFRVEGSKRTLNGPFALAFNLIAAGFSLFYLYTSGFGLISTQSNRGVYLMLTSVLVFLIYPAGTRSPTNRPSLLDLALIGLAVVSVGYWIDQYVSYAMFRVSNPSQMDLVMGGIAIAVMLETSRRALGPIISLIAIAFLLQLYLGRYLPGQMAHPGMSVERIIEFTFSTQEALFGVVTATFATFVFPFMIFGAFLERSGAGAFFMELGTAVAGRWRGGPAKVAVITSAFFGSISGSSVANVVTTGSFTIPLMKRTGYRPHDAGAIEAIASTGGQFMPPVMGAGVFILATLTETSYLTIALLNVIPALVFFAFLLMMVDLEAVRLGLKGLPASETPRVRDVVKKGWHFFMPLGVVLGLLFNGYSPEFCAFWGTVSAAVLSWRHKDTRMGPSAVLKGLVGGAQSNAAAGAAIGTLGIIIGGIVLAGLGLKFSAVLIELSGGNLFWALCLVTLVSIIIGMGSSTTGSYIILSVVAAPALIQLGVPMIAAHLAVFYAACLSNITPPVCVAAFAGAAIAGAPPMKTGLAALKFGATLVLMPFSFAYVPELLLQGEWYEIIYTVGLYTTGAILLAISLQGAMIVSGPLSKNQRILFAVAGLLLMFPANLAVDLFGGALAALAIAWFFSSRKKADRVPEGA, encoded by the coding sequence ATGTCTGGTTTCTCGTGGCTTTTCCGCGTCGAAGGTTCGAAGCGAACCCTGAATGGTCCATTTGCGCTGGCATTCAATCTCATCGCCGCCGGCTTTTCCCTCTTCTATCTCTATACATCCGGCTTCGGGCTCATCTCCACCCAAAGCAATCGCGGTGTCTATCTCATGCTGACATCGGTGCTGGTTTTTCTGATCTACCCGGCCGGCACACGCTCACCGACAAACCGTCCAAGCCTGCTGGACTTGGCGCTGATCGGTCTTGCCGTAGTCTCGGTGGGCTACTGGATCGATCAATATGTCAGCTATGCGATGTTTCGCGTATCCAATCCCAGCCAGATGGATCTTGTGATGGGCGGCATCGCTATTGCGGTCATGCTGGAAACGAGCCGCCGCGCCTTGGGGCCGATCATCTCGCTGATCGCCATCGCCTTTCTGTTGCAGCTTTATCTGGGTCGTTACCTCCCCGGCCAGATGGCCCACCCCGGCATGTCCGTCGAGCGCATCATCGAATTCACGTTCTCCACGCAGGAAGCATTGTTTGGCGTGGTGACCGCGACCTTCGCCACCTTTGTGTTCCCCTTCATGATTTTCGGTGCATTCCTGGAACGCTCCGGCGCCGGAGCATTCTTCATGGAACTGGGCACGGCGGTCGCAGGCCGCTGGCGCGGCGGGCCTGCGAAAGTCGCCGTCATCACTTCCGCGTTCTTCGGTTCGATTTCCGGCTCCTCCGTTGCCAATGTGGTGACCACCGGCTCGTTCACCATCCCGTTGATGAAACGGACTGGCTATCGGCCGCATGATGCCGGCGCTATCGAGGCGATCGCCTCGACTGGCGGCCAGTTCATGCCGCCGGTCATGGGCGCGGGGGTCTTCATTCTCGCCACCCTTACCGAGACCAGCTATCTGACGATTGCGCTGTTGAATGTTATTCCGGCCCTCGTGTTCTTCGCCTTCCTGCTCATGATGGTGGATCTGGAAGCCGTGCGTCTGGGCCTGAAGGGACTCCCCGCCTCCGAAACGCCTCGCGTAAGGGATGTGGTCAAAAAAGGCTGGCACTTCTTCATGCCGCTCGGCGTGGTTCTCGGCCTGTTGTTCAACGGCTATTCGCCCGAGTTCTGTGCATTCTGGGGAACGGTCAGCGCAGCCGTGCTTTCCTGGCGGCACAAGGACACACGGATGGGACCGTCTGCCGTGTTGAAGGGCCTGGTCGGCGGCGCACAGAGCAACGCTGCCGCCGGCGCTGCCATCGGCACTTTGGGGATCATCATCGGCGGGATCGTTCTGGCGGGCCTCGGATTGAAATTTTCCGCGGTGCTGATCGAGCTCTCGGGCGGCAACCTCTTCTGGGCTCTCTGTCTGGTCACCCTCGTTTCGATCATCATCGGGATGGGCTCTTCCACCACGGGCTCCTATATCATCCTTTCCGTGGTCGCCGCTCCGGCTCTGATCCAACTCGGCGTGCCCATGATCGCTGCCCATCTGGCAGTTTTCTACGCAGCATGCCTGTCCAACATCACCCCGCCCGTTTGTGTCGCCGCCTTTGCCGGCGCCGCGATCGCCGGAGCGCCGCCCATGAAAACCGGCCTGGCGGCGCTCAAATTCGGCGCAACGCTGGTTCTCATGCCATTCAGCTTTGCCTATGTGCCTGAGCTTCTCCTGCAGGGAGAGTGGTACGAGATCATCTATACAGTCGGCTTGTACACGACCGGCGCCATCCTCCTTGCGATATCGCTGCAGGGCGCGATGATCGTCAGTGGCCCTCTGTCGAAGAACCAACGCATTCTTTTCGCGGTTGCAGGCCTGCTCTTGATGTTTCCGGCAAATCTTGCGGTCGACCTGTTCGGCGGTGCGCTGGCGGCGCTTGCAATCGCCTGGTTCTTCTCTTCAAGGAAGAAAGCAGATCGGGTCCCTGAAGGGGCATGA
- a CDS encoding phosphopentomutase, whose translation MSVNGRVFLCVLDSVGIGGAPDAERFGDAGSNTVLHIAEACAAGRAEEGRSGPLHLPNLSALGLGAALELACGQSAPGLTEPEAGASWAALQEESAGKDTQTGHWELAGLPLSKDWHYFPHEVPAFPEEAMARLREAGGLERTLFNAHGSGSDVLERFGAEHMETGAPIVYTSADSVVQIAAHEETFGLERLLQLCEAAAEIFHPMNVGRIIARPFVGDAKSGFTRTANRRDLAIAPPGETVCDRLVAAGRTVHGVGKIGDIFAGKGISRVLKGPNDDALFDRLLETVETVADGDLVFANFVEFDSLYGHRRDVAGYARTLEWFDRRLAELLPKLRPGDLLMLTADHGNDPTWTGTDHTRERVPLLLAGNTLPWAGSGGVLPFKRVASMVEDHLLG comes from the coding sequence ATGTCTGTGAACGGTCGTGTCTTCCTGTGCGTTCTGGATTCGGTGGGCATAGGCGGCGCACCGGATGCGGAGCGGTTCGGCGATGCCGGCTCAAACACGGTTCTTCACATCGCCGAAGCCTGTGCCGCAGGCCGGGCGGAGGAGGGGCGTTCCGGCCCGCTTCATCTTCCCAATCTTTCGGCCCTTGGTCTTGGTGCGGCACTCGAGCTCGCCTGCGGCCAGTCCGCCCCGGGGCTAACCGAGCCTGAGGCCGGAGCGTCCTGGGCAGCCCTTCAGGAAGAAAGTGCGGGCAAGGACACCCAGACCGGCCATTGGGAGCTGGCAGGCCTGCCGCTTTCAAAAGACTGGCATTATTTTCCCCATGAGGTTCCGGCATTTCCCGAGGAGGCGATGGCGCGTCTGCGTGAGGCAGGCGGGCTGGAGCGCACGCTCTTCAATGCGCATGGCTCGGGTTCGGACGTGCTGGAGCGTTTTGGCGCCGAGCACATGGAGACCGGCGCGCCGATCGTCTACACTTCGGCAGACAGCGTGGTGCAGATTGCCGCGCATGAGGAGACATTTGGTCTCGAACGGCTTCTGCAACTCTGTGAGGCAGCGGCCGAAATCTTCCATCCCATGAATGTCGGGCGCATCATCGCCCGGCCTTTCGTGGGGGACGCGAAAAGCGGCTTTACCCGCACCGCCAACCGGCGCGATCTTGCCATCGCACCGCCCGGAGAAACAGTCTGCGACCGCCTTGTGGCCGCTGGTCGAACCGTGCACGGCGTGGGAAAGATTGGAGACATCTTCGCCGGCAAAGGCATTTCGCGTGTCCTGAAAGGCCCCAACGACGATGCCCTTTTCGACCGTCTGCTTGAGACTGTCGAGACTGTTGCCGACGGCGATCTCGTCTTCGCCAACTTCGTGGAATTTGACAGTCTTTACGGCCATCGCCGCGATGTGGCCGGTTACGCGCGGACGCTGGAGTGGTTTGATCGCCGCCTCGCCGAGCTTCTGCCGAAGCTGCGCCCCGGCGATCTTCTGATGCTGACGGCCGATCACGGCAACGACCCGACCTGGACTGGAACGGATCACACGCGCGAGCGCGTTCCCTTGCTGCTCGCTGGCAATACGTTGCCCTGGGCTGGAAGCGGTGGCGTCTTGCCGTTCAAGAGGGTGGCGTCAATGGTGGAAGACCATCTGCTGGGCTGA